A region from the Gemmatimonadota bacterium genome encodes:
- a CDS encoding dehydrogenase E1 component subunit alpha/beta, with protein sequence MSTTADELGTGRDLRGLTPERILELYRTMVTARKVDDREIALKRQNKIFFQISGAGHEAVQVALAEHLIPKHDWFFLYYRDRALSLRLGQTPLDHFLQAVAAADDPASGGRQMPSHFADARVNIASTSSPTGTQFLQSVGAAEAGFRAKRDPGLGAAIAHRQDDEIVLVCAGDGTTSEGEFWEAMNTACNLKLPVLFLIEDNEYAISVPVEVQTAGGSISRLVQGFPNLYILECDGCDLLDSYEVTQSAVRYCRSGRGPALVHAHVVRPYSHSMSDDERMYRTEGEREEQARRDPLFRARELILSEGFASAEQLDALEVEIEREVADAADAACERPQPAVETATLHLFSEDVDPTGPDFDTEDRPQWDPSGRELTMVDLLNACMRSEMERDPRIVVFGEDVADASREEALREVKGKGGVFKVTHGLQSRFGGERVFNAPLAEANIVGRAIGMAVRGLRPVVEIQFFDYIWPAMMQIRDELATMRYRSNGTYSAPVVIRVTYGGYLKGGGIYHSQTGETLFTHTPGLRVVLPSSAVDANGLLRTAIRCEDPVLFLEHKHLYRQVYNKGVNPGDDFMIPFGKANVLRNGDHLTLVTCGAMVKRSLDAARMAAEQHGIETEVIDLRTLQPFDMATIAESVRRTNRVLIVHEDSLSWGLGSEIAARVADELFPWLDAPVRRVASMDTWVAYAPQLEEVILPQVDNVLDGIVSLARW encoded by the coding sequence TCCCCAAGCACGATTGGTTCTTCCTCTACTATCGCGACCGCGCCCTGTCGCTGCGGCTGGGGCAGACTCCGCTCGACCATTTTCTCCAGGCCGTCGCCGCGGCGGATGATCCGGCCAGCGGCGGGCGTCAGATGCCCAGCCATTTCGCCGATGCACGTGTAAACATCGCCAGCACTTCGTCTCCGACGGGGACGCAGTTCCTGCAGTCGGTTGGGGCAGCGGAGGCAGGGTTCAGGGCCAAGCGCGACCCGGGGCTGGGCGCTGCGATCGCGCACCGCCAGGACGACGAGATCGTTCTCGTCTGCGCCGGTGACGGCACCACGTCCGAGGGCGAGTTCTGGGAGGCGATGAACACCGCCTGCAATCTCAAGCTCCCCGTTCTCTTCCTGATCGAAGACAACGAGTACGCCATCTCGGTGCCGGTGGAGGTGCAGACGGCCGGCGGCAGCATCTCCCGCCTCGTGCAGGGCTTCCCGAACCTGTACATCCTGGAGTGCGACGGCTGCGACCTGCTCGACAGCTATGAGGTCACGCAGAGTGCCGTTCGCTACTGCCGTTCCGGAAGGGGGCCGGCCCTGGTGCACGCCCACGTGGTGCGCCCGTACTCCCACTCGATGTCCGACGACGAGCGTATGTATCGGACGGAGGGGGAGCGGGAGGAGCAAGCTCGACGGGATCCCCTCTTCCGAGCCCGGGAGCTGATCCTGTCGGAAGGGTTCGCCAGTGCCGAGCAGCTCGATGCGCTGGAGGTCGAGATCGAGCGCGAGGTGGCCGACGCGGCGGACGCAGCCTGCGAGCGCCCCCAGCCCGCGGTCGAGACCGCCACGCTCCATCTGTTTTCCGAGGACGTCGACCCTACCGGGCCCGACTTCGACACCGAGGACCGTCCGCAGTGGGACCCCTCGGGGCGCGAACTGACGATGGTGGATCTCCTGAACGCGTGCATGCGCTCCGAGATGGAACGCGATCCGCGGATCGTCGTCTTCGGAGAAGACGTCGCGGACGCATCGCGTGAGGAAGCACTGCGAGAGGTGAAGGGCAAGGGCGGAGTCTTCAAGGTCACGCACGGGCTGCAGAGTCGATTCGGTGGCGAGCGCGTGTTCAACGCTCCGCTCGCCGAAGCGAACATCGTCGGACGCGCGATCGGCATGGCGGTACGCGGGCTCCGGCCGGTCGTCGAGATCCAGTTCTTCGACTACATCTGGCCGGCCATGATGCAGATCCGTGATGAGTTGGCCACGATGCGCTACCGGTCCAACGGGACCTACAGCGCGCCGGTGGTGATTCGCGTCACCTACGGTGGCTACCTCAAAGGGGGCGGGATCTACCACTCGCAGACCGGCGAGACGCTCTTCACGCACACGCCCGGCCTGCGCGTGGTCCTACCTTCCAGTGCGGTCGACGCGAACGGGCTGCTTCGGACTGCGATCCGCTGCGAGGATCCGGTGCTGTTCCTCGAGCACAAGCACCTGTACCGCCAGGTCTACAACAAGGGTGTGAATCCGGGGGACGATTTCATGATCCCCTTTGGGAAGGCGAACGTGCTCCGCAACGGGGACCACCTCACCCTGGTCACGTGTGGAGCCATGGTGAAACGATCCCTGGATGCCGCGCGGATGGCGGCGGAGCAGCACGGGATCGAGACCGAGGTCATCGACCTTCGCACGCTACAGCCCTTCGACATGGCCACCATCGCCGAGTCGGTGCGCCGCACCAACCGGGTGCTGATCGTCCATGAGGACTCGCTTTCCTGGGGGCTGGGCTCGGAGATCGCCGCCCGCGTCGCGGACGAGTTGTTTCCCTGGCTGGATGCGCCCGTACGCCGCGTCGCTTCGATGGACACCTGGGTGGCCTATGCGCCGCAGCTGGAGGAGGTCATCCTCCCGCAGGTGGACAACGTCCTGGACGGCATCGTCTCGTTGGCCCGCTGGTAG
- a CDS encoding NAD(P)/FAD-dependent oxidoreductase has protein sequence MTTRPRVIIVGGGFGGIWAARELARQALAVTLLDRNPYHTFYPLLYQVAAAELGPTSIAHPIRSILRGTGVDFRLGTLLSIEPAARRIHTDTGTLGYEYLVLALGSVAHFFGVQGAAEHAFPLRTMPDAIRLRAHILDCFEHASRSADAALRRRLLTFTIVGGGPTGVEYAGALAELALGALHPDYPQIPRREPKIVLLEAADRLLGAMPPRLSRYADERLRDRGVDVRFGAVVDRVSADQVRLRSGTEISTATVVWTAGVAGDPAAGAWGLPVARGGRISVGPSLQVSDHPEILVVGDLAWFEQDGTVLPQVAQTAMQQGAHAGRTILRLERGQPPEPFRYRDLGMMAVIGRNAAVADLGGRAFTGFVAWLLWLVVHLLKLIGFRNRALVLLNWGWNYLTFPRSVRLVLPGAEPRRDAD, from the coding sequence GTGACCACGCGGCCCCGGGTCATCATCGTGGGAGGGGGCTTCGGGGGCATCTGGGCCGCACGCGAGCTCGCGCGCCAGGCGCTCGCGGTTACCCTGCTGGACCGGAACCCGTACCACACGTTCTATCCCCTCCTGTACCAGGTCGCGGCCGCCGAGCTGGGACCGACGTCCATCGCGCATCCCATCCGCTCGATCCTGCGCGGGACGGGAGTGGACTTCCGCCTCGGCACCTTGCTGTCCATCGAGCCCGCCGCCCGCCGCATCCACACCGACACGGGCACGCTCGGATACGAGTATCTGGTCTTGGCCCTGGGCTCGGTGGCGCACTTCTTCGGCGTGCAGGGTGCTGCGGAGCACGCGTTTCCGCTTCGGACCATGCCGGACGCTATTCGCTTGCGGGCACACATCCTCGATTGCTTCGAGCACGCTTCCCGCTCTGCGGACGCGGCGCTACGTCGGCGCCTGCTCACGTTCACGATCGTGGGCGGGGGACCGACGGGCGTCGAGTACGCGGGTGCCCTGGCAGAGCTGGCCTTGGGCGCGCTTCATCCGGACTACCCTCAGATTCCGCGCAGGGAGCCCAAGATCGTGCTCCTGGAGGCGGCGGACCGGTTGCTCGGTGCCATGCCGCCGCGACTCTCACGCTACGCGGACGAACGATTACGGGACCGGGGCGTGGATGTGCGCTTCGGGGCGGTCGTGGACCGGGTTTCGGCGGACCAGGTGCGACTGCGCAGCGGAACCGAGATTTCGACCGCCACCGTGGTGTGGACGGCCGGCGTGGCGGGCGACCCCGCCGCGGGCGCCTGGGGCCTCCCCGTGGCCCGGGGAGGACGCATCTCAGTTGGCCCCTCGCTGCAGGTGAGCGACCATCCGGAGATCCTGGTGGTGGGGGATCTCGCCTGGTTCGAGCAAGACGGGACGGTGCTGCCCCAGGTGGCCCAGACCGCCATGCAGCAGGGCGCGCACGCGGGACGGACCATCCTTCGCCTGGAGCGCGGTCAGCCGCCGGAACCGTTCCGTTACCGCGACCTCGGCATGATGGCGGTGATCGGTCGCAATGCAGCCGTGGCCGATCTTGGGGGCCGCGCGTTCACAGGCTTCGTGGCGTGGCTGCTATGGCTGGTGGTCCACCTGCTGAAGCTGATCGGCTTCCGCAACCGCGCCCTGGTGCTACTCAACTGGGGGTGGAACTACCTGACGTTCCCGCGCTCCGTACGCTTGGTGTTGCCGGGGGCCGAGCCGCGGCGGGACGCGGACTGA
- the moeB gene encoding molybdopterin-synthase adenylyltransferase MoeB, whose product MDASHAALSSEELARYARHLVLPEVGREGQTALREARIALVGAGGLGSPAALYLAAAGVGTLGLIDFDYVDLTNLQRQILHGTSDIGRTKLASAADRLQDVNPHVVLELHEERLSSANALDLLAGYDLVLDGTDNFPTRYLVNDACVLLGIPNVYGAILRWEGQASLFAAPGGPCYRCLFREPPPAGLVPNCAEAGVVGVLPGIVGSIQALEAIKWILRRGESLVGRLLLFDALAMRFREIELERDPTCPVCGDQPTVTALIDYERFCGVPAPVPGVEVEAVDAELRTAQPPLLVDVREAFEWQAGNLAHLGALWIPLGDLERRVEELPTDRALVIYCATGVRSAKAVEALRQRGYHNSRNLEGGYRAWTLRYGAGAAGR is encoded by the coding sequence ATGGACGCCTCCCACGCTGCCCTCTCTTCCGAAGAGCTCGCTCGCTACGCTCGTCACCTGGTCCTCCCCGAGGTCGGGCGGGAAGGGCAGACCGCGCTGCGAGAGGCCCGCATCGCGCTGGTGGGCGCCGGCGGGCTCGGGTCGCCCGCGGCGTTGTACCTGGCGGCTGCGGGGGTCGGTACGCTCGGCCTGATCGATTTCGACTACGTGGACCTCACCAACCTGCAGCGCCAGATTCTCCACGGCACCTCCGACATCGGCAGGACCAAGCTGGCTTCCGCGGCCGACCGCTTGCAGGACGTGAACCCGCACGTCGTGCTCGAGTTGCACGAAGAGCGTCTCTCGAGCGCCAACGCGCTCGACCTGCTCGCCGGCTACGATCTCGTCCTGGACGGGACCGACAACTTCCCCACGCGCTACCTGGTCAACGACGCCTGCGTGTTGTTGGGGATCCCCAACGTCTATGGCGCGATTCTCCGTTGGGAGGGGCAGGCCTCGCTGTTCGCCGCACCCGGCGGCCCCTGCTATCGCTGTCTCTTCCGCGAGCCTCCACCGGCAGGGCTGGTGCCCAACTGCGCGGAGGCAGGCGTGGTGGGCGTGCTGCCCGGGATCGTGGGCTCGATCCAGGCCCTGGAAGCGATCAAGTGGATCCTGAGGCGGGGTGAGTCCTTGGTCGGCCGGCTCCTGCTCTTCGACGCACTGGCGATGCGCTTTCGGGAGATCGAGCTCGAGCGCGACCCCACCTGCCCCGTGTGCGGCGACCAACCCACGGTCACCGCGCTGATCGACTATGAACGGTTCTGCGGCGTACCGGCACCCGTACCCGGCGTCGAGGTCGAGGCGGTGGACGCCGAGCTTCGCACGGCGCAGCCGCCGCTGCTCGTCGATGTACGCGAGGCCTTCGAGTGGCAGGCCGGCAACCTGGCCCATCTGGGAGCGCTCTGGATTCCCCTGGGAGATCTCGAACGTCGCGTCGAAGAGCTGCCCACGGATCGCGCCCTCGTGATCTACTGCGCCACGGGAGTCCGCAGCGCCAAGGCGGTCGAAGCGCTGCGCCAACGCGGGTACCACAACTCCCGCAACCTGGAAGGGGGGTACCGGGCCTGGACGCTCCGGTACGGCGCGGGCGCGGCGGGGAGGTGA
- a CDS encoding nucleoside transporter C-terminal domain-containing protein, translated as MVLLRARALVGLLLLVGVCWLLSRDRRAIPWRVVAWGLGLQLLFGVLVLLTPVGVAVFGTINDLLLQILRFSEAGSSFLFGDLIFNNVPVGEGVAGSNAPLVGAGQTVARTGAYFAFHVLPTIIFFSSLMAVLYHLRIMQRVVHGVAWVMHRTMGTSGAETLATAGTIFVGLVETPLLVRPYLDRMTRSEIFALMTAGLATVSGGVLVAYVGMLSPYFPDIGGHLISASVMSAPAALAVAKLMLPELEAPETARSLPVESEVTEDVNLLDAAGRGANEGLFLALKVGAMLIAFLALLEMANAGIGWVGRLAGIADLSLQGILGLVLAPVAWMIGIPWVDAHAVGELVGVKTILNEFVAFGQLSRIMDGPEALGARSAVLASYALAGFANFGSIAMQIAGIGELAPGKRVLMAELGLRALVGGAIAALMTAAVAGILLP; from the coding sequence ATGGTCCTCCTCCGCGCACGCGCGCTGGTCGGTCTTCTCCTCCTGGTCGGCGTCTGCTGGTTGCTCAGCCGTGATCGCCGGGCCATCCCCTGGCGCGTGGTGGCGTGGGGTCTCGGCCTGCAACTGTTGTTCGGCGTGCTGGTGCTGCTCACTCCGGTCGGGGTGGCCGTATTCGGCACCATCAACGACCTCCTGCTGCAGATCCTCCGCTTCTCCGAGGCGGGATCATCGTTTCTGTTCGGAGACCTGATCTTCAACAACGTCCCGGTCGGCGAGGGTGTCGCCGGGAGCAATGCACCGCTGGTCGGCGCCGGTCAGACGGTTGCGCGCACCGGCGCCTACTTCGCGTTCCATGTGCTCCCCACCATCATCTTCTTCTCGTCGTTGATGGCGGTCCTCTACCACCTACGGATCATGCAGCGCGTGGTGCACGGCGTGGCCTGGGTGATGCACCGGACCATGGGTACCTCCGGCGCCGAGACGTTGGCAACGGCTGGTACCATCTTCGTCGGCCTCGTGGAGACCCCCTTGCTCGTGCGGCCCTACCTGGACCGCATGACCCGCTCGGAGATCTTCGCCCTGATGACTGCGGGGTTGGCCACGGTGAGCGGCGGAGTGCTCGTGGCGTACGTCGGTATGCTCTCGCCCTACTTCCCGGACATCGGCGGACACCTCATCTCCGCCTCGGTGATGTCCGCCCCGGCCGCGCTGGCTGTCGCCAAGTTGATGCTCCCCGAGCTCGAGGCACCCGAAACCGCTCGCTCGCTCCCGGTCGAATCGGAGGTCACGGAAGACGTCAACCTCCTCGATGCGGCAGGCCGGGGCGCCAACGAAGGGCTGTTCCTGGCCTTGAAGGTCGGAGCCATGCTGATCGCGTTCCTCGCGCTGCTCGAGATGGCCAACGCGGGGATCGGATGGGTGGGTCGGCTGGCCGGCATCGCCGACCTGTCGCTGCAGGGCATCCTGGGGTTGGTGCTGGCCCCCGTCGCCTGGATGATCGGCATCCCCTGGGTGGATGCGCACGCCGTGGGCGAGCTCGTCGGCGTCAAGACGATCCTCAACGAGTTCGTGGCGTTCGGACAGCTCTCCCGGATCATGGACGGGCCCGAAGCGCTGGGCGCCCGCTCGGCGGTGCTGGCCAGCTACGCGTTGGCCGGCTTCGCCAACTTCGGTTCCATCGCCATGCAGATCGCGGGAATCGGCGAGCTCGCCCCCGGCAAACGCGTTCTGATGGCCGAGCTGGGCCTGCGCGCGCTCGTGGGAGGTGCGATCGCGGCGCTGATGACCGCGGCAGTGGCCGGGATACTGCTTCCGTGA
- a CDS encoding PfkB family carbohydrate kinase, translating to MTVERFPDLWISGTLTLDSTEFGGAWRRDVPGGSALYGGAAARLLTPVRLVGTVGSDFPFPDLEDLWRSGVDPTAVETLEGPTFRWGARYEAGGDRRTTLHRDAGVSSGRLPPIPPSARRPRALLLASTHPGVQAHVRRELADASPVGLDSMAHWWREERDALLSLLETVHVAFFDEEELGLASGLDDPSRAGRWVLERGPHTVVVKRGSRGAWMHRSGREPVQVTAVPLGQIGDPTGAGDAFAGAFMAAQACAPTLGDGYSLRFATAAASFAAERIGIEGLRGATLQAAQTRMDALQVTNLNHPR from the coding sequence GTGACCGTCGAGCGCTTTCCCGACTTGTGGATCTCGGGCACGCTCACCTTGGACAGCACCGAGTTCGGAGGCGCGTGGCGCCGAGACGTTCCCGGAGGCTCCGCGCTCTACGGCGGAGCCGCTGCGCGGCTGCTCACGCCCGTGCGCCTGGTGGGAACGGTTGGAAGCGATTTTCCATTCCCCGACCTGGAAGACCTGTGGCGAAGTGGCGTCGACCCGACGGCGGTCGAGACCCTGGAGGGTCCGACATTCCGCTGGGGAGCCCGCTACGAGGCGGGCGGAGACCGACGGACCACACTGCATCGGGACGCCGGCGTTTCCTCCGGGCGACTGCCCCCGATCCCCCCGAGCGCGAGACGTCCACGAGCGCTCCTGCTGGCGAGCACCCACCCGGGCGTGCAGGCGCATGTGCGCAGGGAGTTGGCCGACGCGTCACCGGTGGGGCTGGACAGCATGGCCCATTGGTGGCGTGAGGAACGGGATGCGCTCCTCTCCCTCCTGGAGACCGTGCACGTCGCCTTCTTCGACGAAGAGGAGCTCGGCCTGGCCAGCGGCTTGGACGATCCTTCTCGTGCCGGTCGCTGGGTGCTCGAGCGGGGACCCCACACGGTGGTTGTCAAGCGCGGTTCACGAGGGGCGTGGATGCATCGCAGCGGCCGCGAACCCGTTCAGGTCACTGCGGTGCCCCTGGGGCAGATCGGCGATCCCACCGGAGCCGGAGACGCCTTCGCCGGAGCGTTCATGGCAGCTCAAGCGTGTGCCCCGACGCTCGGCGACGGCTACTCGCTGCGCTTCGCCACGGCGGCCGCATCCTTCGCAGCCGAGAGGATCGGGATCGAAGGGCTGCGCGGAGCCACCCT